From a single Natronorubrum tibetense GA33 genomic region:
- a CDS encoding S-layer protein, producing MVRQSLSRRRFGVALTGAVTIGLAGCSDDDSADDDSELFEPEDPGALTLELENEDGDPVSSGVEVTMESEEEDYTSNYHDDIDDGQLMASLMYEGEYTITLESVDDEFETVEETVTLEEDDETVSVVLDGATPDTADDDEDGEDE from the coding sequence ATGGTCCGACAATCGCTTAGCCGCCGTCGATTTGGTGTCGCTCTCACAGGTGCAGTGACGATCGGTCTTGCAGGGTGTTCCGACGACGATTCAGCGGACGACGATTCGGAACTGTTCGAACCGGAAGATCCCGGTGCTCTCACGCTTGAACTGGAGAACGAGGACGGCGATCCCGTCTCCTCCGGCGTCGAAGTGACGATGGAAAGCGAGGAGGAGGACTACACCTCGAACTATCACGACGACATCGATGACGGTCAGCTCATGGCATCCCTCATGTACGAGGGTGAGTACACGATCACCCTCGAGAGCGTCGACGATGAGTTCGAAACCGTCGAAGAGACGGTCACGCTGGAGGAAGACGACGAGACGGTTTCGGTCGTTCTCGACGGTGCGACGCCCGATACGGCGGACGACGACGAAGACGGCGAAGACGAATAA
- a CDS encoding tRNA (guanine(26)-N(2))-dimethyltransferase, which produces MRVTEGGVELEVPGEQTEGVEESVFYNPRQELNRDLTIAALRAFRERENRAESYLDAMTASGIRGVRAADDGWRATCCDIDEDAADLARANLERNGLENGSRVEHRNVNALMHESKFDVIDLDPYGTPMPFADAAFARCRDLVCVTATDTAPLCGAHFNSGVRSYSAVPRNTDYHTEMGVRILLSALARSAARFDVGVEPIFTHATSHYVRTYLELERKPTAADAALEQLGHLSHCEDCLHREAEYGMTANPLETCPNCGSERILVAGPIWLGPYRDREFTAEIREQIPDAFGTAEKARDLCETLEAELDVPTYYDQHKLAKSWGLPANAMDDFLADLRDAGYEASFTHYGGTTFKSNASVAEIFEATEANLE; this is translated from the coding sequence ATGCGCGTCACCGAGGGCGGGGTCGAACTCGAGGTCCCCGGCGAACAGACCGAGGGCGTCGAGGAGTCGGTGTTCTACAACCCGCGACAGGAGTTGAACCGGGATCTGACGATCGCCGCGCTGCGGGCCTTTCGCGAACGCGAGAACCGCGCCGAGTCGTATCTCGACGCGATGACTGCGAGCGGCATCCGCGGCGTTCGAGCGGCCGACGATGGCTGGCGGGCGACCTGCTGTGATATCGACGAGGACGCCGCCGACCTCGCGCGGGCGAATCTCGAGCGAAACGGCCTCGAGAACGGCTCGCGGGTCGAACACCGCAACGTCAACGCCCTCATGCACGAGTCGAAGTTCGACGTGATCGATCTCGATCCCTACGGGACGCCGATGCCCTTCGCCGACGCGGCCTTCGCACGCTGTCGGGATCTGGTTTGCGTGACGGCGACTGATACCGCGCCGCTCTGTGGGGCCCATTTCAACAGCGGCGTCCGCTCTTACTCCGCCGTTCCCAGAAACACCGACTACCACACCGAGATGGGCGTGCGGATCCTCCTCTCTGCGCTCGCCCGTAGCGCCGCCCGCTTCGATGTCGGCGTCGAACCGATCTTCACCCACGCGACGAGCCACTACGTCCGCACCTACCTCGAACTCGAGCGCAAGCCGACGGCGGCCGACGCTGCCCTCGAGCAGCTGGGTCACCTCTCGCACTGCGAGGACTGTCTCCACCGCGAGGCCGAGTACGGTATGACCGCGAATCCCCTCGAGACCTGCCCCAACTGCGGGAGCGAGCGAATCCTCGTCGCCGGTCCGATCTGGCTCGGTCCGTACCGCGACCGCGAGTTCACCGCCGAAATCCGCGAGCAGATCCCCGATGCGTTCGGGACCGCAGAAAAGGCCCGCGACCTCTGCGAGACGCTCGAGGCGGAACTCGACGTACCGACCTACTACGATCAGCACAAACTGGCCAAGAGCTGGGGGCTGCCGGCCAACGCGATGGACGACTTTTTGGCCGATCTTCGGGACGCTGGATACGAAGCCTCGTTCACCCACTACGGCGGCACGACGTTCAAATCGAACGCGAGCGTCGCTGAAATCTTCGAGGCGACCGAAGCCAATCTCGAGTGA
- a CDS encoding endonuclease dU → MKPGVRALGVAESVRGDANRDRSTLAGAVVRADRVMDGLAYRSCTVGGTDATDAVVALLEDLGRPDVRYVLLGAIAPAWYNLLDLARIREAAGRPVIAVTFEASDGLEGGLRDAFSDAALEQRLETYRSLPERRALSVNDETVYVRHVGCDAETADEVVRAFTPEGGRPEPIRVARVAARAGDTYLDSLE, encoded by the coding sequence ATGAAGCCCGGGGTGCGGGCGCTGGGCGTTGCCGAATCGGTTCGCGGTGACGCGAATCGCGACCGAAGCACGCTTGCCGGTGCAGTCGTCCGCGCCGACCGCGTTATGGACGGACTCGCATACCGTTCGTGCACCGTCGGCGGCACCGACGCGACCGACGCCGTGGTGGCGCTCCTCGAGGACCTCGGTCGGCCCGACGTGCGGTACGTACTGCTCGGCGCCATCGCCCCCGCCTGGTACAATCTCCTCGATCTCGCTCGAATTCGGGAGGCTGCCGGCCGGCCAGTGATCGCCGTCACGTTCGAAGCGAGCGACGGTCTCGAGGGCGGTCTCCGCGACGCCTTCTCGGACGCTGCCCTCGAGCAGCGCCTCGAGACTTATCGGTCCCTGCCCGAGCGACGAGCGCTGTCGGTCAACGACGAGACCGTCTACGTGCGACACGTCGGCTGCGATGCCGAGACGGCCGACGAGGTCGTCCGGGCGTTCACGCCCGAGGGCGGCCGGCCGGAGCCGATTCGGGTCGCGAGGGTCGCGGCTCGAGCGGGGGATACGTATCTCGACTCACTCGAGTAA
- a CDS encoding DUF7344 domain-containing protein: MSNDVGVVSDIAYGSDTADCRIRTDGGASDGRDREGVDQLLNLLATHRRRHALYYLRELEVTTVDELARLVTDEPDPTTDIDERIEETRLALMHVDLPRLTARDIVEYDRRSGTVRYRQPSTRLTTLLDSCAEIEETPFSTD, translated from the coding sequence ATGTCTAACGACGTGGGGGTCGTTTCGGATATCGCATACGGGAGCGATACAGCCGACTGCAGAATCCGAACCGATGGTGGTGCCAGTGACGGTCGCGATCGAGAAGGGGTGGATCAGCTGCTGAATCTCCTCGCTACGCACCGCCGACGGCACGCACTCTACTATTTACGCGAACTCGAGGTCACCACCGTCGACGAGTTGGCGAGGCTCGTCACCGACGAACCCGATCCCACCACGGATATCGACGAGCGAATCGAAGAGACGAGACTGGCCCTGATGCACGTCGATCTGCCGAGGCTTACGGCGAGGGATATCGTCGAGTACGACCGCCGAAGCGGGACGGTTCGCTATCGACAGCCGTCCACCCGGCTCACGACGCTGCTCGACAGCTGTGCCGAAATCGAAGAAACACCGTTTTCAACCGACTAA
- a CDS encoding uracil-DNA glycosylase, whose translation MGTMDESGLCVSECSRCPALVDSRSRIVNGTGPEDADMLFVGEGPGAQEDSEGEPFVGRSGSVLDDGLRSVGLIREDVRITNCVRCRPPENRDPTTEELENCRGYLEREIDLLDPEIIVTLGKVPSEHLLGRSVAVTKEAGSIEEVRIDGTPRRVLLCVHPAATLYDRSQEDTFTEALERAASLAGVDGSDGGSGQTRLDGF comes from the coding sequence ATGGGAACGATGGACGAGTCAGGGCTCTGTGTCAGCGAGTGTTCGCGCTGTCCGGCGCTCGTGGACTCTCGCAGCCGGATCGTCAACGGAACCGGGCCCGAGGACGCCGACATGCTGTTCGTCGGCGAAGGGCCGGGGGCACAGGAGGACAGCGAGGGCGAACCCTTCGTCGGTCGAAGCGGCTCCGTTCTCGACGACGGGCTCCGGAGCGTCGGCCTGATTCGTGAGGACGTTCGAATCACCAACTGCGTTCGTTGTCGGCCGCCGGAGAACCGCGATCCAACGACCGAGGAACTCGAGAACTGCCGCGGCTACCTCGAGCGGGAGATCGACCTCCTCGACCCGGAGATTATCGTTACGCTGGGAAAAGTGCCCAGCGAGCACCTGCTGGGGCGGTCGGTGGCGGTGACGAAAGAAGCGGGCTCGATCGAGGAGGTTCGGATCGACGGGACGCCGCGGCGCGTGCTGCTCTGTGTCCATCCGGCGGCGACGCTGTACGATCGAAGCCAGGAGGACACGTTCACCGAGGCGCTCGAGCGAGCCGCGTCCCTCGCCGGCGTCGACGGGAGCGACGGCGGAAGCGGGCAAACCCGACTCGACGGCTTTTGA
- a CDS encoding type 1 glutamine amidotransferase, translating to MTDPSTAEPTDSNERTGRLRIALLNAAHKRGTTQRNFERELDADLVEFHCPSGDLPETFAFDACVVTGSSASVYWDEPWIGALKEWVGEAVEAGLPFLGVCYGHQLLADVLGGRVEGMGEYEIGYRTVEQDGSNRLLTGVDERFTVFTTHSDRVAEAPPGATVFARNEYGIHGFQRDRVYGVQFHPEYDTTTATEVTEGKEGDLETERIEAVLEGIDAESYEAACEAKRLFDNFLEYVREQRTVRLEGATEAGVTAGVDTGIETTVDADLATTESAAESSVDSSPSS from the coding sequence GTGACTGATCCGTCAACCGCCGAGCCAACCGATTCGAACGAGCGAACGGGCCGATTGCGAATCGCCCTGTTGAACGCCGCACACAAACGCGGAACGACCCAGCGAAACTTCGAACGCGAACTCGACGCCGACCTCGTCGAGTTTCACTGTCCCTCGGGCGATCTCCCCGAGACGTTTGCGTTCGACGCCTGCGTCGTCACCGGCTCGAGCGCCTCCGTCTACTGGGACGAGCCGTGGATCGGTGCCCTGAAGGAGTGGGTCGGTGAGGCCGTCGAGGCCGGACTGCCGTTTCTGGGCGTCTGTTACGGCCATCAGCTACTCGCGGACGTCCTCGGCGGCCGCGTCGAGGGAATGGGCGAGTACGAGATCGGCTACCGAACCGTCGAACAGGACGGGTCGAACCGGCTGCTGACCGGCGTCGACGAGCGCTTTACCGTCTTCACCACACACTCCGATCGCGTCGCCGAGGCCCCGCCGGGCGCGACCGTGTTCGCCAGAAACGAGTACGGCATCCACGGCTTCCAGCGAGACCGCGTCTACGGGGTTCAGTTTCACCCCGAGTACGACACGACGACGGCAACAGAGGTCACGGAGGGGAAGGAAGGCGACCTCGAGACCGAACGGATCGAGGCCGTCCTCGAGGGGATCGACGCCGAGAGTTACGAGGCCGCTTGCGAAGCCAAACGGCTCTTCGACAACTTCCTCGAGTACGTTCGCGAACAGCGCACCGTTCGACTCGAGGGAGCCACCGAGGCCGGGGTTACTGCTGGCGTCGATACCGGTATCGAGACCACCGTCGACGCCGACCTCGCGACGACGGAGTCGGCTGCCGAATCATCGGTCGACTCGAGTCCGTCGTCCTGA
- a CDS encoding zinc finger SWIM domain-containing protein: MPEANPVERWQADLEETGELTPEVVEQISQIHGDRGVRAIEAVGENRVKAYRDFTIVVGYDDEYIVEDGGCTCKDSEYNLDADDPTEQCWHALAVAIARRVGHVDYHDMWYSEVRELL, translated from the coding sequence GTGCCGGAGGCCAACCCAGTCGAGCGATGGCAGGCAGACCTCGAGGAGACGGGGGAGTTGACGCCCGAAGTCGTCGAGCAGATCTCCCAGATCCACGGCGACCGTGGGGTCCGCGCCATCGAAGCCGTTGGGGAGAACCGGGTGAAGGCCTACCGCGATTTCACGATCGTCGTCGGCTACGACGACGAGTACATCGTCGAGGACGGCGGCTGTACCTGCAAGGACAGCGAGTACAATCTCGACGCCGACGATCCGACCGAGCAGTGCTGGCACGCGCTGGCCGTCGCCATCGCCCGTCGGGTTGGACACGTCGACTATCACGATATGTGGTACTCCGAGGTTCGGGAGCTATTGTAG
- a CDS encoding MBL fold metallo-hydrolase, which translates to MEVHHVTEAAETFTCNAFLVVGEETTLVDAGAWDGVVDEIRSHTDDVDTVVMTHQHGDHVAQLEAVVDAFDPDVYAYDDHPTRTHEIADGDAVPIGGESFDAVYTPGHADDHVSFVSESALFSGDVVVHDDGAFDYGSFGRTDMAGQSRDRLIESIRDLLEAMPENIEHLYAGHGDVFHGDVRDVVETALGRAEKREPKYSDG; encoded by the coding sequence ATGGAGGTCCATCACGTCACGGAGGCGGCGGAGACGTTCACCTGCAACGCGTTCCTGGTAGTCGGTGAGGAAACCACGCTGGTCGACGCCGGTGCCTGGGACGGCGTCGTCGACGAAATTCGGTCTCACACCGACGACGTCGACACCGTCGTCATGACCCACCAACACGGCGATCACGTCGCCCAACTCGAGGCCGTCGTCGACGCGTTCGATCCCGACGTGTACGCCTACGACGACCACCCCACGCGGACCCACGAAATCGCGGACGGCGACGCGGTTCCGATCGGCGGCGAGTCGTTCGACGCGGTCTACACGCCCGGACACGCTGACGACCACGTCTCGTTCGTCTCCGAAAGCGCGCTGTTCTCGGGCGACGTCGTCGTCCACGACGATGGCGCATTCGACTACGGGAGCTTCGGTCGCACCGATATGGCCGGCCAATCCCGCGACCGGCTCATCGAGAGCATTCGGGACCTGCTCGAGGCCATGCCCGAGAACATCGAACACCTGTACGCGGGCCACGGCGACGTCTTCCACGGCGACGTAAGGGACGTGGTCGAAACGGCGCTCGGGCGGGCTGAGAAACGGGAGCCGAAGTATTCCGACGGTTAG
- the hisH gene encoding imidazole glycerol phosphate synthase subunit HisH has product MNATQQSLASVVIVDYGLGNLRSVTRGLERAGADVEITDDVEAFAAADGVVLPGVGAFREGVENADPLREDLLEVAESGTPLFGICLGMQMLLTTSEEGENDGESAVQGLDLIPGTNVRFAEGQKVPHMGWNELNVERDHPLVEGVDGEYAYFVHSYYAMPDDDDATVATTDYEREFPSIVANEAGNVFGTQFHPEKSGETGLQILRNFVEICAEE; this is encoded by the coding sequence ATGAACGCGACCCAGCAATCTCTCGCGTCCGTCGTCATCGTCGACTACGGACTGGGGAACCTGCGCAGCGTCACCCGCGGTCTCGAGCGTGCGGGTGCCGACGTCGAAATCACCGACGATGTCGAGGCCTTTGCCGCGGCCGACGGAGTCGTCCTCCCCGGCGTCGGTGCGTTCCGCGAGGGCGTCGAGAACGCCGATCCGCTTCGGGAGGATCTCCTCGAGGTCGCCGAGTCCGGAACCCCGCTGTTCGGTATCTGCCTCGGCATGCAGATGCTGCTGACGACCAGTGAGGAGGGTGAGAACGACGGTGAGTCGGCCGTGCAGGGACTGGACCTGATTCCGGGCACCAACGTCCGATTCGCGGAGGGCCAGAAAGTGCCCCACATGGGCTGGAACGAACTGAACGTCGAGCGTGACCACCCCTTGGTCGAGGGCGTGGATGGAGAGTACGCCTACTTCGTCCACTCCTACTACGCCATGCCCGACGACGACGATGCGACGGTAGCGACGACCGACTACGAACGCGAGTTCCCGTCGATCGTCGCGAACGAGGCGGGGAACGTCTTCGGTACCCAGTTTCACCCCGAAAAGAGCGGCGAGACGGGCCTACAGATTCTGCGGAATTTCGTCGAAATCTGCGCTGAGGAGTGA
- a CDS encoding Cdc6/Cdc18 family protein, translated as MSDSMDYFGSENEIFQNKELLQVSHLPDGDRIIGREDELTNLANAIKPATRGNTPNNVLVYGKTGTGKSLCSKFITNQAVERAKRDDVTIGVAYVDCLQESTETQAVQSAGHQLNEQDATGISIPHSGLSTAEYYRRLWQIVDNRYDVALIILDEVDKIEDDDILMQLSRAVESGKLTESTVGVIGISNKVRYKDSLDERIKSSLCEREYVFSPYDATQIREILRSRADAFHEGVLEDGVVPRVAALAAREHGDARKAIDILRFAGEIAEENDLERVTEDCVDQAHEREETSRLAELISKSPSHAKLVLEAMALRTQQTGNDDAPVTTNEVYDLYKRLCERDQSEHLKLRRVRDILSELEFLSIIDQERKWAGKGKGNYMENRLIDDPEVIIAACNESD; from the coding sequence ATGTCGGATTCGATGGACTACTTCGGAAGCGAGAACGAGATCTTTCAGAACAAAGAACTGCTGCAGGTCTCACACCTCCCCGACGGCGACCGCATCATCGGTCGCGAGGACGAACTGACGAACCTCGCGAACGCGATCAAGCCGGCGACGCGGGGTAACACGCCGAACAATGTCCTCGTCTACGGCAAGACGGGAACCGGGAAGTCGCTGTGCTCGAAGTTTATCACGAACCAGGCCGTCGAACGCGCGAAACGAGACGACGTGACGATCGGCGTCGCCTACGTCGATTGCTTGCAGGAGTCGACGGAGACGCAGGCCGTCCAGTCCGCCGGTCACCAACTCAACGAACAGGATGCGACGGGAATTTCGATCCCCCACTCGGGTCTGAGCACGGCCGAGTACTACCGCCGACTGTGGCAGATCGTCGACAACCGGTACGACGTCGCGCTCATCATCTTGGACGAGGTCGACAAGATCGAGGACGACGATATCCTGATGCAACTCTCGAGAGCGGTCGAGTCCGGGAAACTCACCGAGAGCACGGTCGGTGTCATCGGCATCTCGAACAAAGTTCGGTACAAGGACTCGCTGGACGAGCGCATCAAATCCAGCCTTTGCGAGCGCGAGTACGTCTTCTCGCCGTACGACGCGACCCAGATCCGAGAGATCCTGCGCTCGCGCGCCGACGCGTTCCACGAGGGCGTCCTCGAGGACGGCGTCGTTCCCCGGGTCGCCGCGCTCGCGGCCCGCGAACACGGCGACGCGCGGAAGGCGATCGACATCCTCCGCTTTGCCGGCGAGATCGCCGAGGAAAACGACCTCGAGCGCGTTACTGAGGACTGCGTCGATCAGGCACACGAGCGCGAGGAGACCAGCCGACTCGCCGAACTCATCTCAAAAAGTCCGAGCCACGCGAAACTCGTCCTCGAGGCCATGGCATTGCGCACCCAGCAGACGGGAAACGACGACGCGCCGGTGACGACCAACGAGGTGTACGACCTCTACAAACGGCTCTGCGAGCGAGACCAGTCCGAACACCTGAAGCTCCGCCGCGTCAGGGATATCCTCTCGGAACTCGAGTTCCTCTCGATCATCGACCAGGAGCGCAAGTGGGCCGGGAAGGGGAAGGGCAACTACATGGAAAACCGGCTGATCGACGATCCGGAGGTTATCATCGCGGCCTGTAACGAGTCCGATTAG
- a CDS encoding ABC transporter substrate-binding protein, giving the protein MATAGCISSDDDVDRPVDGADELADEVEPIQFLAPTAGVNSSRNELAGMVAENWEHVGFEVDMEELEFDPHVQQGVVEQDFDASILGWGGTPERIDPHTFIYDMHHSSNGVEGGRNTPGYDNPDYDELAELQVTQYDEDERRETVFEAQQILSEEQPRTWVANEGGYHPYSSARVSNATPTIGEGLNSFWNITSMEPTEDDTVRMGYPSEIISLNPMQDMATPDRQMVRLIYDRLFRITDEGTPTAWAAADDPVIEDGGQTITVEIRDGMTWHDGEDVTIDDVEFSFELFADSPTYGALLDSVEEIDTSGNEITFHLAEAFAPFTANVLAQVYLFPEHIWGDVDDPVDYEDEDYVGSGPFQFEDWERQSELQLSAFDDHFEPPNADYFIRVPGADESQLMGDLESGQIDFVGAVPEPNRVDEFDDDDDFGLAEFQDIGHLKIAYNTRREPFDQAHVRRALSYCVPKQDYVDLIRDGMGTVTHSTISEHVEAWHNPDVEQFTLDTDAAFHELADAGFGWDDSNRLHYGADQ; this is encoded by the coding sequence ATGGCGACGGCAGGCTGTATCAGCAGCGACGACGACGTCGACCGTCCCGTCGATGGAGCCGACGAACTCGCGGACGAGGTCGAACCGATCCAGTTCCTCGCACCGACGGCCGGTGTGAACTCGAGCCGAAACGAACTGGCTGGTATGGTGGCCGAAAACTGGGAACACGTCGGATTCGAGGTCGACATGGAAGAACTCGAGTTCGACCCGCACGTCCAGCAGGGGGTCGTCGAGCAGGATTTCGACGCCTCGATTCTCGGCTGGGGTGGAACGCCGGAGCGGATCGATCCGCACACGTTCATTTACGACATGCACCACTCGAGCAACGGCGTCGAGGGTGGACGCAACACGCCGGGATACGACAACCCCGACTACGACGAACTCGCCGAACTGCAGGTCACGCAGTACGACGAAGACGAACGGCGCGAGACGGTGTTCGAGGCCCAGCAAATCCTCTCGGAGGAGCAGCCGCGGACGTGGGTCGCGAACGAGGGCGGCTACCACCCCTACAGCAGCGCTCGCGTGTCGAACGCGACGCCGACGATCGGCGAGGGACTCAACTCCTTCTGGAACATCACGTCGATGGAGCCAACCGAGGACGACACGGTCCGAATGGGCTACCCCTCGGAGATCATCTCGCTGAACCCGATGCAGGACATGGCGACGCCGGACCGACAGATGGTCCGACTCATCTACGATCGCCTCTTCCGGATCACTGACGAGGGGACGCCGACCGCGTGGGCCGCGGCGGACGATCCCGTCATCGAGGACGGCGGACAGACGATCACCGTCGAGATTCGTGACGGTATGACCTGGCACGACGGCGAGGACGTCACGATCGACGACGTCGAGTTCTCGTTCGAGCTGTTTGCGGATTCGCCGACGTACGGCGCACTGCTCGACTCCGTCGAGGAGATCGATACGAGCGGCAACGAGATCACGTTCCACCTGGCCGAAGCGTTCGCGCCGTTCACGGCGAACGTTCTCGCACAGGTCTACCTCTTCCCGGAACACATCTGGGGTGACGTCGACGATCCCGTCGATTACGAGGACGAAGACTACGTCGGCAGCGGTCCGTTCCAGTTCGAGGACTGGGAGCGCCAGTCGGAACTGCAGCTCTCCGCCTTCGACGATCACTTCGAACCGCCAAACGCCGACTACTTCATCCGCGTTCCGGGCGCCGACGAGTCCCAGCTCATGGGCGACCTCGAGTCCGGGCAAATCGACTTCGTCGGCGCGGTTCCGGAACCGAACCGCGTCGACGAGTTCGACGACGACGACGACTTCGGTCTCGCGGAGTTCCAGGACATCGGGCACCTGAAAATCGCGTACAACACGCGACGAGAACCGTTCGACCAGGCGCACGTCCGACGAGCGCTCTCCTACTGCGTCCCGAAACAGGACTACGTCGACCTCATTCGCGACGGCATGGGGACGGTCACTCACTCGACGATCTCGGAACACGTCGAAGCGTGGCACAACCCGGATGTCGAGCAGTTCACCCTCGACACCGACGCGGCATTCCACGAGCTAGCCGACGCCGGCTTCGGCTGGGACGACAGCAACCGCCTCCACTACGGTGCAGATCAGTAA
- a CDS encoding DUF5786 family protein has translation MGFGSYDESEQQEVDADFDDDTVQSGENSHDGSIEFENGASSDELLDRLQEIKDED, from the coding sequence ATGGGATTCGGGAGCTACGACGAATCCGAGCAACAGGAAGTCGACGCTGATTTTGACGACGACACGGTACAATCCGGTGAGAACAGCCACGATGGATCGATCGAGTTCGAGAACGGCGCCTCCAGCGACGAGTTGCTCGATCGACTTCAGGAGATCAAAGACGAGGACTGA
- a CDS encoding DUF367 family protein, which translates to MECHVYYEGDDDPKKCTARRLEKFDKATLYRRMEQVPYGVVLNPHADQALSPADVEDGLGTVVALDCSWESAEAASFRMNGVHRALPFLVAANPVNYGRPFRLTTVEALAAACCIFDAYERAEDLLEPFRWGETFLTLNEEPLRRYSECADSSEIVAVQDDYLADEDADGEELTDG; encoded by the coding sequence GTGGAGTGCCACGTCTACTACGAGGGTGACGACGACCCGAAGAAGTGCACCGCGCGTCGCCTCGAGAAGTTCGATAAGGCCACCCTCTACCGACGGATGGAACAGGTGCCCTACGGCGTCGTTCTCAACCCCCACGCCGACCAGGCGCTCTCGCCGGCCGACGTCGAGGACGGACTCGGAACGGTCGTCGCGCTCGACTGCTCGTGGGAGTCCGCCGAAGCCGCCTCGTTCCGAATGAACGGCGTCCATCGGGCACTCCCCTTTCTCGTCGCCGCGAATCCGGTCAACTACGGCCGGCCGTTCCGGCTCACCACCGTCGAGGCGCTCGCCGCCGCCTGCTGCATCTTCGACGCGTACGAGCGCGCTGAAGACCTCCTCGAGCCGTTCCGCTGGGGCGAGACCTTCCTCACGCTCAACGAGGAACCCCTGCGCCGCTACAGCGAGTGTGCCGACTCGAGCGAGATCGTCGCGGTCCAAGACGACTATCTGGCCGACGAGGACGCCGATGGAGAGGAACTGACCGACGGGTAG
- a CDS encoding 50S ribosomal protein L40e, giving the protein MASFDAAEKRTLEKMICMRCNARNSQKAKRCRKCGYAKLRPKAKEARAA; this is encoded by the coding sequence ATGGCCAGTTTCGACGCCGCGGAAAAACGAACGCTCGAGAAGATGATCTGCATGCGCTGTAACGCCCGTAACTCTCAGAAAGCCAAGCGCTGTCGCAAGTGCGGCTACGCGAAGCTTCGACCGAAAGCGAAAGAGGCTCGCGCCGCATAA